In Salvelinus alpinus chromosome 30, SLU_Salpinus.1, whole genome shotgun sequence, a single genomic region encodes these proteins:
- the LOC139560065 gene encoding C-X-C chemokine receptor type 4-like has product MSYYEHFVIPESDYEYNDTISGFGSGLGDFGAGFEEPCDRELLSPSVQRIFLPVVYGFIFTLGITGNGLVVFVLGCQRKARLSLTDRYRLHLSAADLLFVLALPFWAVDAALGDWRFGAVTCVSVHVIYTVNLYGSVLILAFISLDRYLAVVKATDTSTSRIRQRLARRYVYAGAWLPAGLLAIPDMVFARTQEAGEGEMVCARLYPSENAPLWVSLFHLQTVLVGLVVPGLVLLVCYCVIVSRLTRGPLGGQRQKRRAVRTTVALVLCFFLCWLPYCIGITVDALLRLELIPRGCTLESGLGLWLAVSEPMAYAHCCLNPLLYAFLGVGFKSSARRALTLTRMSSLKILPRRRTGATTSTTTESESSSLHSS; this is encoded by the exons ATGTCCTACTACGAG caCTTTGTGATACCAGAATCGGATTATGAGTACAATGACACGATTTCCGGTTTTGGTTCTGGCTTGGGCGATTTCGGTGCTGGATTTGAGGAGCCATGTGACCGTGAGCTGCTGAGCCCCAGTGTGCAGCGTATCTTCCTCCCGGTGGTGTACGGTTTCATCTTCACCCTGGGGATCACCGGGAATGGCCTGGTGGTGTTTGTACTGGGCTGCCAGCGGAAGGCCCGGCTCAGCCTAACGGACCGCTACCGGCTGCACCTCTCCGCCGCTGACCTGCTCTTCGTGCTGGCGCTGCCGTTCTGGGCTGTGGACGCAGCACTAGGGGACTGGCGCTTTGGAGCAGTCACATGTGTCAGCGTGCACGTCATCTACACGGTGAACCTGTATGGCAGCGTGCTGATCCTGGCCTTCATCAGTCTGGACCGCTACCTGGCCGTGGTCAAAGCCACGGACACCAGCACCTCACGCATCCGGCAGCGGCTAGCTCGCAGGTATGTGTACGCTGGTGCCTGGCTGCCTGCTGGTCTCCTCGCCATCCCCGACATGGTGTTCGCTCGGACCCAGGAGGCAGGGGAAGGGGAGATGGTGTGTGCAAGGCTCTATCCGTCAGAGAACGCCCCACTGTGGGTGTCCCTGTTTCACCTTCAGACGGTGCTGGTGGGGCTGGTGGTGCCGGGCCTGGTGctactggtgtgttactgtgtgatCGTGTCCAGGCTGACCCGCGGCCCTCTGGGAGGCCAGAGGCAGAAGAGGAGGGCGGTGCGGACCACTGTGGCTTTGGTTCTCTGTTTCTTCCTCTGCTGGCTGCCGTACTGCATTGGTATCACAGTGGATGCTCTCCTCCGCTTGGAGCTGATCCCGCGGGGCTGTACGTTGGAGTCAGGCCTGGGGTTGTGGTTAGCGGTGTCTGAGCCAATGGCGTACGCCCATTGCTGCTTGAACCCGCTGCTCTACGCCTTCCTGGGTGTGGGTTTCAAGAGTTCTGCTCGCCGCGCCCTCACACTTACACGCATGTCAAGCCTGAAGATTCTCCCGCGTAGACGAACAGGCGCCACGACGTCCACAACGACAGAGTCAGAGTCATCTAGTCTGCACTCCAGCTAA